DNA sequence from the Armatimonadota bacterium genome:
AGCTGATGCTCGACGCCGGCGATGCGTCACGAAGGCTGGTGCATACCGACCCCGGCATGCTGGTTTCGGCCTCCGACGCCATGCAACACTGGCTGCAGAACGGTGGCAGCGAAACCCTGCTCTCCTACCAGCGCCGATGGACGGACGAAGCGTTGGAGCACTGGTGGGATCAGATACCCGAAGAGCACTGGGAGTTCCTGCGCGCAACGCGGCTGGAGTACATCACGGAGCGTTACCACTTCGTCCACGCCGGTGTGCTGCCACCCGGCGCGAACTGGAACGCCGATGACTTTGGCCTGGACTACCGCCTCTGGATCCGAGAGCCGTTTCTCTCGAGCAAGGCCGATTTTGATGGCCGGGTGGTGGTGTTCGGGCACTCTCCGCAGCGCAATCACCGCCCAATGGTCCGAACCAACAAGATCGGGCTGGATACCGGCGCCGTGTTTCACGGAAAGCTGACGGCTGCCGTGCTCCGTCCCGGACCACAGCGACGACGCCTGCCGGCGCCGCGCATCGTTCAGGCGCCATGGCAGGAAACGCCCGTACCGGAACTGCCTTTTGATGACGAGTAGTGGAGCGAGGTGCGGCAGTATTGGCAGGGGTATACTCAGGGCATCGAAGGTATGAGGTTTTGCGGATGACGCGCGCCCGATTCGCCAGGTTTGCCTGGGCGGTGCTTGCCTACAACCTGGCCGTGATTATGTGGGGCGTGCTCGTCCGCGCAACCGATTCCGGCGCCGGCTGCGGCGACCACTGGCCGCTGTGCGACGGCGCTGCCGCCGCGTCGCCATCGTTTGCCCACATCGTTGAGCTGACGCATCGCATCTCCGTCGGCATCGGCATTGCACTGGTCTCGCTGCTGGTATTGGGCGCCTTCCGGATCTTCCCACGCAAGCATCGGGTGCGGCTCGCTGCCGTGATCGCCTTCTCCTTCACCATGTCGGAGGCCGTTATCGGAGCGGCTCTGGTGCTGTACAAACTGGTGCAGCACAACCCATCTATCTATCGTGCCGTCGCGCTGTCGGGGCACCTCAGCAACACCTTTATCCTGCTGGCCGGGCTGACGCTAACCGCCTGGTGGGCATCCGGCGCTCCTGCGATCCGATTGCGTCAGCAGGGCGATATGACGTGGGCGCTGCTCATCGCCCTTGCCGGCGCCATGCTGTTGGGCATCAGCGGTACCGTGGCTGCGCTGGGCGATACGCTCTATCCCGCACACAGCCTCGCGCAGGCGCTTCAGCAGGACCTCTCTCCCACGGCCACGGTTCTCATCCGCCTGCGCCTGCTGCACCCGCTCATCGCGCTGTCTGTTGGCCTCTACCTGCTGCTCACGGCGGGGTTGGTCAGCCATTTGCGCCCCTCAGAGGCCACGCAGAAGTACAGCGGTGGTATCGTTGTCATCTTTTTAATCCAGATGTGCCTGGGCATCACGAACGTGCTGCTGCAGGCCCCGATATGGATGCAGCTGGCCCACCTGCTGGTTGCCGACCTGCTGTGGATCGACCTTGTGCTGCTGTCGGCGGCTGCCCTCGCGGAGGGCGTTCCGCACCGGGAAACCTCGAGGCGCGCAGCGGACCCGGCGGGCCATCACCCCGCCGGCTGGCGCGATTATGTAGCGCTTACAAAGCCGCGGGTCATCAGCCTGCTGCTGCTGACCACGCTGGCGGCGATGTATATGGCAGGACGGCCTTCGCTGTGCCTGGTCCTTGCCGTGGCAGGCGGCGGCTATCTTGCTGCCGGCGCTGCAAACACGTTCAATATGGTGATTGACCGCGACATCGATGGCGTGATGGTGCGTACACAGCAGCGGCCTGTAGTTACCGATACCATTACATCCCTGCAAGCGCTCCGCTTCGCCTTTATGCTGGAAGTGGTCTCGTTTACGCTGCTGTGGGCCGCCGCCAACCTGTTGACCGCCGTGTTGGCTCTGGCCGGCCTGGCGGTTTACGTACTTGTCTACACGCTGGGCCTGAAGCGGCGTACATGGCACAATATCGTGATCGGCGGTGCCGCCGGCGCTTTTCCCCCACTGGTTGGGTGGGCGGCGGTAGCGGGTCATCTCGACCTGATGGCATGGTGCCTGTTTGCTATAATCTTTGTATGGACGCCGGTCCACTTCTGGGCTCTGGCGCTGCTGATCAAAGACGACTATGCATCGGTTGGCGTGCCGATGCTGCCGGTAGTGCGCGGCGACCGTGTCACCGTGGTGCAGATTCTGGGTTATGCCGTGTTGACATGCGTGGTCTCCATGGCGGGTGTGGTGGTGCTGATCCATACCGCGGCGGCCGGCGGTGGCTGGCTGCCGGCGTCTATTGGCGGGCTGGTATCAACAGCGGCCGGTAAGATGGATATCGGACTGCTGGCCTGCGCCGCCGTTCTGAACGTGCTGCTTCTTGCTCGAAGTTACCAACTTTGCCGCACGCCGGATCGGCCTCGCGCCTCCTCGCTGTTCCACTACTCCATGGCCTACCTCGCGCTGCTGTTTGTTCTGATGGCAATCGGGCATGCCGCTCATCTTTAGGGCGGCTGGGTAGAAGACGGTTGGCCGCGGTGGATCTTCCAGCTTGCCCTATAGTTGCCAGGCGATCGCGAACCGCCGGCTCGGTCGGATCGGAGGAGTCAAGGGCAACGGCCGAATGCACTCGTGCATACGCAGCTAATGGCCAATGCGTCCGGTGGCCGATTTGCAGCGCCTCGCTCCGTCATAGATGCCTTCCCGCTATCACCCTGAACGCGATGCGCTGCGCCCAGGCAGCGTAAAGGCACCTCAGTGGGCTTGTGCGGGTTCAACAGGCATGAGGACCTGATGTTACAGATGCTTCCGATTGGCTCTGGCAGCAAAAACAGTTACACTGTTTCGACCGGGTTGCACGCACTTTATATGCTATAGTGAATACATCATGCTGGTGAGTGCCCATTCGGCGCTGGGTATTCACCTTCGCTGCCGCTCCACCGGCAGCAGAGTGACCGCGTTCCAGTTCCAACCGTAGTGCGTTCGGTGGCAGGGGGAGTTCTGTTGCCGAACTTCGTGAAATAAAGTACAAATAGCGGCGCCCCTACCAGCGCGCCGACTGCGGTAGGTATAATCCACCCGCCGCAGCCAAATGTTTGGCCGTTTGCCGGCAATCCCCCGGAAGGACGCACGGCCCCGGTACGGCATGTGGCGCCCAGATGAATCGGACAAGGGCTTTTCTATGGCACAGGTATTTCCGCCCGCTGCAAATGTGCTAGCTCGCCTGAGCATTGGTGGCGGCGTGGCACTGGTCGCGGCAACCTTTGTACTCGGCAGCGGAATCACCCGAACCTCGTACAACACCAAGGTCAACGTGCCACTGAATCAGCCGATTCCGTTCAGCCACGAGCACCATGCCACGGAACTTGGCATCGACTGCCGCTACTGCCATACCACGGTGGAGACCTCCGCAACGGCAGGCGTGCCTCCAACACAGACCTGCATGAGCTGCCACTCGCAGATATGGACGAACAGCCCGCTGCTGGAGCCGATCCGCGAGAGCTACCGGACCGGCAAACCCATAGAGTGGAACAAGGTGAACGCCGTACCGGACTTCGTCTACTTCAACCACAGCGTCCACGTCAATGCCGGCCTTAACTGCAATTTATGTCACGGCCCGGTTCAGACCATGCAGCTGACCTACAAGGCGAAGACATTCTTTATGACCTGGTGTCTCGCCTGCCATCGTGATCCGGCGCAGCATGTTGGCGCCCGCTCCAAAGTGTTCAGCGTCTACCAGGACTACCAGCGCGGGATGGTGGATTCCCACGGAAATCCTGTGCCGGACGAGGAAAAATCGCTGCTGCTGGGCGATGGCTATACCCGCGGACCAAACGCTCTGGCAACGGCCAACCACTGGATGGCGGTTTACCACATCGACACCACGCAAAAGCAGCTTACGGACTGCTGGACCTGCCACCGGTAACACTTATGGAGAAGCCATTGCAGCCACGTTTGGATATTACGGGCATCCGTGAGAAGCTTGCCGGACGCACCGGGCGCGATTACTGGCGCTGTTTCGAGGAGATTGCTGAAACTCCGGAGTTTGTTGCGTTTCTTGAAGATGAGTTTCCGCAGCAGGCGCGCCCGCTGAGCCAGCCCGTAGACCGGCGGCAGTTCCTGAAGCTCTCGGGAGCCGGCCTCGCTCTGGCCGGACTCGCCGGCTGCCGGTACCTCCCTCAGCGCAAGATCGTTCCTTACGTGCAGCCACCGGAAGAAGTGGCCGTGGGCAAGCCGTCGTTTTACGCGACCGCCATTTGCGAAGACGGTTTTGCCGTCGGCGCCATCGCCACCAGTCGCGAGGGGCGACCCATCAAGGTGGATGGCAATCCGGCCCACCCCTTCAGCCTGGGCTCTACGGACGCGCTGACGCAGGCTTCGCTGCTGAACCTGTACGACCCCGGCCGCGCGCAGAGTGTGAGCAATGCCGGGCTGATAGCCACATGGGAAGAGTTCACCGCCGCGGCCCGGAACGTGGTTGCCACCGAGAAGGCGGGTAAGGGCGCCGGCATACGGATCCTGACGGAGACGGTGACCTCGCCGACGCTGGCGGCCCAGCTGACGCACATTCTGAACATGTTTCCGGCTGCCCGGTGGCATCAGTACGAGCCGGTGAACCGTGATAACGTTCGAGCCGGCGCCATCGGTGCGTTCGGGCGACCTGTCAACACGATCTACCGCTTCGACAAAGCGAACTGCATCCTGACGCTGGATGGCGACTTTCTGCTGACGATGCCCGGGCACGTACGCTATGCCGGCGATTTCGCAAGTCGGCGGCGCGTTCACGCGGGCGCCACCACCATGAGCCGGCTGTATGCCGTGGAGAGCTGCCCCACCGTCACCGGTTCGATGGCCGATCACCGGCTCCGCTCAACCCAGGCGGGAATTGAGCAGGCGGCCAGGATGATCGCGGCAGCGATGGGCGTGCCCGGTGTACCTGCCCCGGATCCAAACGGCCCGACCTTCGATCAGGGCTGGATAGCAGCGGTGGCGAAGGATTTGCTGGCCAACAAGGGCGCCGCCGTGGTGGTGCCTGGTGACTTTCAGCCGGCGCCGGTTCACGCACTGGCGCACGCGATGAACAGCCTGCTTGGCGCCTTCGGCCAAACGGTGGAACTCACCGATCCGCCACAGGCGAACTGGGTCGACGAACAGGCTTCTCTGAAGCAGTTGGTTGCCGACCTGAACCTCAACCAGGTACGCCTTCTGTTGATTCTGGGCGGCAATCCGGTAATGACCGCACCGGCAGACCTCGAATTTGCGAGCGCGCTGACACGGGCGCCGCTGCGCGCGCACCTGAGCCTGCAGGATGATGAGACCTCTGGCCTGTGCCAGTGGGGGCTGCCGGCTTCTCACTACCTGGAAGCCTGGAGCGATGCGCGCGCGCTGGACGGCACCGTCTCCATTGTTCAGCCGCTGGTCGAGCCGCTGTTTGACACACGCTCGCCCCATGAAGTGCTCTCCTCGATTTTCGATGAGCCGGCAACGGGGTTGGCCACGGTGCGCTCCTATTGGGAACGCACGCGTCCCTCCGCCGAATTTGACGCTTGGTGGGAGAAGACACTTCGAGACGGAATCGTCGACAAGAGCGCACTCGAGCCGCTCTCAGTTAGCCTGGCGGCGAATTGGGCCGCGGACCGGCCATCGATGGCACTGAATACTCCGGGCGGATTGGAGTTGATTTTCCGGCCCGATCCCAATATCTGGGACGGTCGAAACGCCAACAATCCGTGGCTGCAGGAGCTGCCGAAGCCGGTTACGCACCTGGTGTGGGATAACGCGGTGTTTGTCAGCCCCAAAACGGCCGAACGAATGCACCTGGCCACAGGCGACGTAGTGACGCTGGAGTACCGCGGGCATTCGGTGAAGGGACCCATTTCGGTACTGCCCGGTCATGCCGACGGATGCGCTACGGTTCATTTCGGCTACGGGCGCGAGCGTGGCGGCATGGTGGGGCTCAACATTGGATTCAACGCGTTTCAGCTGCTTACTTCCGACGCGCCATTTGGAGGCGCCGGCGCCCAGATAACGCCCACCGGCGACACCTACAGCCTGGTCTCAACACACTCGCGCGACGTGATCAAGTTTGAGCGCGATCCGCTGCAGACGATTACATTTGCCGACTTTTTGCAGAACCCAACCATGGGCCGCAATGAAGAAGCCACGGTGCCGCCCCCCGACGACCAGTCGCTCTATTCCGATGCGCAGCGCACCGACCACGCGTACAGTGGTTTCGGCGACTACCAGTGGGGCATGTCGATTGACAACAACCTGTGCATCGGCTGCAACGCATGCGCGCAGGCCTGCCAGGCAGAGAACAACATTCCAGTCGTCGGCAAAGATCAGGTGCGCCGCGCGAGAGAGATGAACTGGATTCGCATCGACCGGTACTACAAGGGCTCACTGGATGACCCCACCACCTTCTTCACACCGGTACCCTGCATGCAGTGCGAGTTGGCGCCATGCGAGCCCGTCTGCCCGGTCGGCGCCACGGTTCACAGCCATGAAGGGCTGAACATGATGGTCTACAACCGTTGTGTCGGCACCCGATATTGTTCCAACAACTGCCCCTACAAGGTACGGCGCTTTAACTTCTACAAGTACACCGCCGGCCAGCCCGACCATGCTCCCGGCAACTACGATATTCCCATTCTCCGTCTCTCGGCCAATCCCGAGGTTACCATTCGCGGGCGCGGCGTTATGGAGAAGTGCACCTACTGCGTGCAGCGCATCGATAACGCGCGCATTCAGGCGAAGAACGAACTGCGCCAAATCCGGGACGGCGAGATACTTACGGCATGCCAGCAAGCATGCCCCACCAACGCAATCGTGTTCGGCAACATCGCCGATCCGGCCAGCAAAGTATCACAACTGAAGAGTCAGCCGCACAACTACACGCTTCTGGCCGACCTGAATACGCGTCCACGTACCACGTACCTGAGCAAGGTAACCAATCCGAATCCGGAGATAGCAAATGCCTAGGACGCTCTGCCAACAGCGCTCCTCAATCGCAATCGGGGGAGCCGCCTGATGCAGCCGGATCTAACTGCCACGGGTAGCGCGCCCGCGCACGAACAGGGCTGCGACGAGATGATTCTGGGCAGCCACTCCCTGAGGTCGATCGACGAGAAGATCGGCGACATCGTCTTCAACCAGGGCAAGCATCCCGCCGAATGGTTTGTGGTGTTTGGCTTCGCCTTCATTCTCGTCAACGTGATGCTGGTGGCATTCAGCTACCTTATCTTCAAAGGCGTTGGCATCTGGGGCATCAACATCCCGGTGGGATGGGGATTTGCCATCATCAATTTCGTCTGGTGGATCGGAATCGGACACGCCGGCACGCTCATCTCGGCGATTCTGCTCCTGCTCCGCCAACAGTGGCGCAACTCCATCAACCGATTTGCGGAGGCTATGACCATTTTCGCGGTCATGTGCGCCGGCCTGTTCCCGCTATTTCATACGGGCCGTCCGTGGGTGGCCTACTGGCTGTTCCCCTATCCGAGCATACTCGGCGTCTGGCCGCAGTTCCGCAGCCCGCTGGTGTGGGACGTTTTCGCAGTTTCCACGTACATGACGGTCTCGATCCTCTTCTGGTATGTAGGGTTGATACCAGACCTTGGCGGGATGCGTGACCGCGCGCGAAACCCGATCGCAAGGTTCATTTTCGGCGTTCTGGCCGTCGGTTGGCGCAATTCTGCCAAGCACTGGTTCCGGTACGAAACGGCGTACCTTATTCTGGCCGGCCTCTCCACGCCGCTGGTGCTCTCGGTGCACTCCATCGTAAGCCTTGACTTTGCCGTGGCGATCCTGCCGGGCTGGCATACCACCATCTTCCCGCCGTTCTTTGTGGCGGGCGCCGTTTACGCCGGTTTTGCGATGGTGCTTTTGCTGGCGATACCGATCCGGAAGTGGTACCACCTGGAAGAGTTCATCACCGACCTGCACCTGGATTGGTGCGCCAAGGTGATGCTGGCCACAGGCATGGTGGTGTTTTACGGCTATCTGACGGAGCAGTTCTACGCATGGTACGGTGGAGACGTGCACGAGATGGCCACCATGCACAACGTGACGTTTGGCGCATACGCGCCGATCTACATCACGCTGCTGATCTGCAACGGCGTCATTCCACAGTTGTTATGGCTGAAGAAGGTGCGGTACAACCCCATCGCGCTCTTCCTGATATCGCTGGTGGTGAGCTTCGGCATGTGGGTGGAGCGGTTCGTAATCGTTGTGGTTAGCCTGCAGCGCGACTTCTTGCCCGCCATGTTCAGCATGTACTACGGCACGAAGTGGGACTATATGACCTTCTTCGGCACGCTCGGTTTCTTTACGTTTATGATGTTCCTGTTCATCCGCTTCGTTCCGATGATCAACATGGCGGAGATGAAGGACCTGTGGCACCGGATGCATGGTCGCCGGGCGTATGTGGCGGCAGATTCCATGGAGTCGGAGGAGCAGCTCGCAGACTGACCGGTTTGAACCGGTTGGCGGAAACACCGCGATGGAAAACACAGCGACAGCACAACTCTACGGCTTGACTGCCGAGTTCCGTACCGTGGAAGACCTTGCGGCGGCGGCGCGCTCGGCCTACGCCGCCGGATTCCGCAAAATCGATGCCTACACGCCGATGCCCAATCACGAGGTTGTGGAGGCGCTCCATTTTGACGACGCCAGGGTTCCATGGGGAATCTTTATTGCGGGCATCATGGGTGGTTGTTTCGGTTTCGTGATGCAGTGGTGGGTGAACGTGGCCGGCGAGGCGTTCAAGAGCTGGGCCCGGGTGCCCGGGCCGGCCGGATATGTATTGCGGTTTCTGGTGTGGGATTGCAGCTTTCCGGAAAACGTGGGGGGCAGGCCCTACTTCAGTTGGGTAAGCTTCATCCCCATCACGTTTGAATGCACCATCCTGTTTGCCGCGCTATTCGCCGTGTTCGGCTGCGTCTTCGGCCTGAACGGCTTACCGCGACCGTACCACTCGATCTTCAATGCGCCCGGCTTCGACAGAGCGTCCTCCGATCGGTTCTTCCTCTGCATCGAGGCGAACGATCCGAACTTTGACCGGCGCGCCACCTGGGGCTTTCTTGAAACGCTGAACGCCGACGCCATCGCCGAGGTGCCGGCATGACGCTCACCTTGATGCGGCGGCGTGGAACCGGAGCACGCGCGGTGCTGTTGATGGCCACCGCGGCGTTTTCATTGGGCGTGGTCGGCTGTCACATCGATATGTGGGAGCAGGAGAAGGTGAAGGCGCAGGCGCCGAGCGACTTCTTTGCCAACGGTCAGGGAGATCGGCCGTTGCCCGCCGGCACCGTGGCTCGGGCTGAGCCCTACAACCAGCTCTGGGCAGTGAACCCCGTTGTGAACAACGATATTCGCGTGGGCAATCCGATGTATACCGGCGTGAACGCGGCCGGCAAGCCAATCGACTACATACCGGATGAAGCGCTGCACGCGTTTCCAAGTTTCAAGGCGTTTCTGCAGCGCGGGCAGAGCCGCTTCAATATATTCTGCACACCGTGCCACAGCAAGATCGGAGATGGCAAGGGCATGATTGCGCTCCGTGGCTTCGCCCTGAGCCGGCCGCCGGCCTCGTATCATACAGACCGCCTGCGGAAGACGGCCCTTGGACAGTTCTATCTGACGATGACAAATGGATACGGTGCCATGTTCAGTTATGCGGCACGCATAACCCCGGTTGATCGGTGGGCGATTGCGGCGTATATTCGTGTTCTGCAGCGCAGCGAGTACTCGCCGGTTTCACTGGTGCCACCAGATGCGCAGAGTCAGCTGGGCCAAACCTACAACGCGCCGGCCGCGGCCCCGGTGCAGGAGTAATGCCGGTGCCGAATTTGCCTACTGGTTTTCGCAAATTGGGCCAGGCAGCGCCGATTCTGGCGCTGGTAGGCGCAGCTATTTTTGCAGTCGGCTTCATGGCCGCCAGGACGGATACGCTGGACCAGTTTTGGCAGGCCTACTTTTACGGCTGGCTTTTCTGGACCACGATTTCGCTTGGCTGCATGCTGTGGATGCTGGTTTTGCACACGGTAAAGGCCAAATTCGCATTTCCCGTGATAAGGCCGTTTGAAGTCGGCGCAACGATGCTGCCGCTGATGTTTGTACTTCTGATACCGATATTGGCCTTTGGCCTACCCTATCTATACCCCTGGGTGAACCACGTCCAGGTAGCGGCAAGCGTGCCGATGGCGCACCGCGCCGGCTATATGAATCCGGCCTGGTTCGCCATCAGAAACATCTTTTACTTCGCCCTGTTCGGGGCGATTACGTGGCTGCTGCGCCAATCCTCGAAACGGCAGGATAGTTCCGGTGATTTTGCCGAGAGCTGGTTTCGTTCGAGCGTGGCCGCGGTAAGCGTCGTCCTTTTCGTGCTTACCGTGACTCTGGCGATCACCGACTGGGTGATGTCGCTGGACCCGCTCTGGTTCTCAACAATCTACGGCTTCTTGTGGTGCGACTATGCCGGCCTGGGAGCCATGGCGCTTATCTGCGCCATGGTTGGCCTTCAATCTCGCGGCGAGCCATACCGCAGCGCGATGGATTATGATGTGACGCGTGACCTGGGCAACCTGCTTTTCCTGTTCATCATGGTATGGGGTTACTTTTCATTCTCGCAGTGGATCATCGTCTGGAGCGGCAACCTGCCGCACGAGATTCACTACTTCCTGATCCGTAACCAGGGCCAGCTGCTTCCCCTGGGAGCATTCATCGTGGTGGGCGAGTTCTTCGTGCCCTTCATCGCGCTGCTCTCCAGCCGGCTGAAGCGGACACCCAGAATGCTCGCCGGCATCTCACTGTGGATATTGATGATGCGCGTGCTTGAGCTGCATTGGGTGGTGATGCCGATGTGGCACCCCTATGTGCTGAACGTCACGGCGCTCGAAGTCGGCGCCTGGCTGGCATTTGCCGGCATCTGGTTCACGGCGTTCTCCATCGAGTTGAAACGAGCCGGCGTTGTGCCGCGACACGCAACCGCAGTGATGGAGGTGGCGCAGCATGCCTGAGCACCATGCTCCCGTAACGCCCATTCCGGGCGCACGCTATGAGGAGCGCGATATTGATCTCGGCGCGATCATCCGGTGGGTGATCGGCCTGTTTGTGGCAATGGGCTTTTCGGGTGCGGTGGCGCTCGGCATCTACCACCTGTTGGTGCAGCATTCCGCCGTGAATCCGTACGTAATCGCCGCACCGACCATGGCGCCGCCCGCGCCGGTCATCCAGGCGTATCCGCTGGAGGATATCCGGCAGTTCCGCCTGCACGAAGATCACGAGCGCCAGACGTACAAGTGGGTGAACCAGCAGAAGGGTGTTGTGCGCATTCCCATCGCCACGGCTCTGGCGATGGTGGCCGCGGAAGGGCCCGCCGCGCTGACCTCCAAGGCCGCGAGTACGCTGAATCCGCCGGCGGCCGCGCCGGAGCCGTCCGCCTCAGGGACAACGGGCAGCGCAACGCCGGGAGCGCCGACACAGCAGGCGCCTGTGTCGCAGCCCGGTACGGGCGGTCCGTAGCCGCCGGAATGGGAGTTGGTATGATTCGCAGTACTTCAGCAGCAGTCGTTTCGGGTCTGGCAATCTGCCTGGCCGGAGCAGCCGCGGCGCAACAGCCGGCAGTCACGGCGCAAACCATTGCGAAGGACGTTGGCTGGACGCAGCATCTTGGCGCTCAGGCGCCTCTTACTGCCATGTTCCGTGACGAAACCGGCAAGTTGGCGCCACTCTCCACTTACTTCCACCGGGGACCGGTTATTCTTATGATGCCGTTTTACCGGTGCCCTGGCGTTTGCACGCTTGAGCTGGATGTGCTGACCAAAACCCTTCAATCTCGCCTGCTTGGATTCACGCCCGGGAAAGAGTTTCAGGTGGTGGTGCTCAGCATCGATCCGCAGGAAGGCTCCAACCTGGCAGCGGCCAAGAAGGCGGAGTACGTTGGCCTGTACGGCAAGCCGCAAACGGCCGACGGCTGGCACTTTCTGACCGGTTCGTACGACCAGATCCTGCGCCTTACCAACGCCGTGGGTTTCCACTACATGTATGATGCGAAGACCGATCAGATCGCGCATCCCGCAGGCATGGTGGTTCTGACGCCAAGCGGTAAAGTATCGCAATACTTCATGTTCAAGAGCGGGATTTTCCCGCCGCACGACCTTCGTCTGGCGCTGGTTCAGGCGTCATCCGAGAAGATTGGTTCGCTCTCCGATTCCGTGCTGCTCTACTGCTGCAGCTTTGATAGCGCGACGGGCAAGTACGGTTTCGCGGTGCAAAAGCTGCTTCGGATCGGTGGCGTGGCTACGGTGGCCGGAGTAGCCGGGTTTGTAGCCATGGCGATTTGGACCGATCGAAAGCACCATCAACCACGGGCTCCGCACGACGAGCCAACCAGCGGCGACGAGCCGCCGATCGAATGAAAGCGAAGTTCACGCAAAAGGTGCGCAGGGAGTCAAGCGAGTGCTAGGCAACTTTCGCTGGGCGCCGGACCAGGCGTCGACCATGGCCCCGAAGATCGATCTGCTGCTGAGCGCAATACTGCTGCTCACGGTACTTTTTACTGCGGGTGTCTTCATCTGTCTTCTCGTGTTCTCGATCAAATACCGGCGTGGTTCACGCGTCGACCGTTCCAGGCCGCACAATGAGAACCTGATACTGGAGATCACGTGGTCCGTCATCCCGCTGATTCTGGGCCTCTGCATCTTCGGCTGGGGCGCCGATCTCTTCGCCCAGGTCCGCCAGGCGCCGCCAAATGCCATGCAGGTTTACGTTATCGGGAAGCAGTGGATGTGGCACATCCAGCATGCAAACGGCGTACGAGAGAACAATGAGCTTCATGTACCA
Encoded proteins:
- a CDS encoding cytochrome c, which encodes MTLTLMRRRGTGARAVLLMATAAFSLGVVGCHIDMWEQEKVKAQAPSDFFANGQGDRPLPAGTVARAEPYNQLWAVNPVVNNDIRVGNPMYTGVNAAGKPIDYIPDEALHAFPSFKAFLQRGQSRFNIFCTPCHSKIGDGKGMIALRGFALSRPPASYHTDRLRKTALGQFYLTMTNGYGAMFSYAARITPVDRWAIAAYIRVLQRSEYSPVSLVPPDAQSQLGQTYNAPAAAPVQE
- a CDS encoding SCO family protein produces the protein MIRSTSAAVVSGLAICLAGAAAAQQPAVTAQTIAKDVGWTQHLGAQAPLTAMFRDETGKLAPLSTYFHRGPVILMMPFYRCPGVCTLELDVLTKTLQSRLLGFTPGKEFQVVVLSIDPQEGSNLAAAKKAEYVGLYGKPQTADGWHFLTGSYDQILRLTNAVGFHYMYDAKTDQIAHPAGMVVLTPSGKVSQYFMFKSGIFPPHDLRLALVQASSEKIGSLSDSVLLYCCSFDSATGKYGFAVQKLLRIGGVATVAGVAGFVAMAIWTDRKHHQPRAPHDEPTSGDEPPIE